TGGCACAATAATTTCGTCGCAAGTATAACGTAATGCAcgagttaaaaattattacacagcTACAGTCGCTGGACAGATATTTCTCTTAAGACTTATTTAATGCGGTTCATTGGGAAGAGCTTCTGGTCCCGTTATAAAGTTGAAGAGGGCGAAGAGCAGCACTTATTTTAACTTATTGTTCGTACTCATTCAGTTGGAGCAATCATGATTAGCTGCTCTACCCTTTTCTAGCTCGACTAACAGACTCAATCAAGaaagctttgttttaatttcattaatacGCTTCAGTTAGTTTATACTAGACGCGACCAAAATACTTGAATCGTTGATTCTCTCTACGATTCTAGCCCAGTAAACGATCCTTCGCGCTCTTTACACAGACCACGGCGGAAAAATTCCGACAATGGCGATCCGTTCTGGGTCAGCGATTCAATCGGGCTTATTTAGCGTTTTATTACACAGAATAATGCAAAAATTATCGACGTCAGTTCTCTACGATGGTTATAAAGTTCAAATGCAACGTGCAAGTTTTGTATTTTCTGTCATATTGGGACACGGTCATTTTcttaattcaaatttgaatggAAAAGTCGAATTACGGAAAGTTTATGCTACTTAATAGGATAGAAAGGCTGCAAGTGACTGTTGTGGACTAGGGACTTTGATATAAGCCTAGTTGGTAAATTTGAGACACAGGAGTGAGAAGCGACGctcataattatatataaccCACTCAATAAATACTTATTCTAAAATACTAAACTATGTGTTATCACTAATATACGGCAGTACCCGcacttgaaaatttgaaaaaaacagataaaagctgttttttcttcgctCCATAGTTATTTTGTTTGTGGAATTCAAGCAAAAAAATGTGAGACTTACAGCCATTTTAAATTTCCTTTTCAATTTACTGCTCTTCCAAAATTTTCCGCAATACGTAAACGCAATTCATAGCGCCCTACGCCAGTCGGCTGTTTTCAGCATTTTAATTcttcaaaaataacaaatttaaaatcaaatcTCAGTAAAGTATgagttttattttccaaattgtAAATACTCAACATGAAACACGATGTTTGATCGCTCCAACAACGCTCAGTTTGAAGTGttccaattttgaaaatttaagcACGGTCCTGACTGCCGACAGCGCCATCTATGAGCCGTTGCGCCTGCGTGTTGCTGACTGAAGTTTGTCGTCGATGATCAGAGAGAGATCGCAGGGTGAGCAGAAAGCGAAAAAGAGGGAGGTAGAAACTAAAGACTAGAGAGTGTACTAGAGAGCCTGGCAACGTTACGCTGTGATTCATTATCGGTTTCACACAACGGAGAATTGGAAGTAACTTGAAAGgtaattcgataatttatttacgGAGCTTCTTGCCTCGGTCAAAACGTTTGTAACAAAACATTCGCTGGGCATTGTTTATCGCCTTGAAGTTGGAAAAGTCGTTGCACGGGAAATCGGCTAATGGACGAATATTCGTTGCCCGCGCATGTTGTtatgatttataattattcgtcGATTTTCAACACCAGACATGAGCTGCTTTGCATTAAACCCTCCAGGAACGTGTCTCCTCCGCATATTATGACCGGATACGCCCGCCACTAACGTGCCGTCGAATTTTATTGGGTTTATAACCCTTATCCAAAACCTTGGGTCAACGGCGAACCTCATTCTCGCAAGGTTGTTGCCGTGCGCGCCAATATCTTATCCCTGTGGTCGACACTCGCTACCTGACGTTTCCTGCTCGACGTTCTCatccgtaaaaattttactcgctGCGGAGAAAGACCGAAtattctttttcgaaattacacGAAATCAAACGTGTCATTGTCCATGCAGCATTTTTCGTATTCACTTCGTGCGTTGGAATTTTCATAACGTTGTATGACTCAGATTTAcaagttataaaaataaacataccCTCATACTTTTCGCGgaaatcgattttatttttcagtttttttctacATCAAAAATCTCTGTAATGCTATGCGTAAGCATTTTTCAGTTCAATgcgttgaaagaaaatgtttACGTCCATGTCCCAAAACTCAATTCACTCTGTGGTAAACGGACTGAATGACATTGAAATGTAGTTTATACACAGATCGATAACATGGACTAGGAGTTGTTCAAAGACAAAGAAACTTGTAcacataacaataataatagaagAAGGTCGATTCTTGTACCTGAAATATTGACGTAACTGAACTTATGTTTGTCTTGTTTTTAATCACAGATGCCGAACATAAAGCTGCAGAGTTCGGATGGCGAAGTATTCGACGTGGATGTTGAAATTGCGAAATGTTCAGTCACGATAAAAACCATGCTGGAGGACTTGGGAATggatgaagatgaagatgaaatTGTTCCCCTACCAAATGTTAACTCTGCTATCCTGAGAAAAGTCATTCAATGGGCCACGTATCACAAAGATGATCCACCACCACCTGAAGATGATGAAAACAAGGAGAAGCGAACTGACGACATCAGCTCTTGGGATGCTGATTTCTTGAAGGTCAATTTTGCATTCAATCAAAATgctaatattataattaataagaGACACATTcctttcatttgaaaattttctttgacaatttttcactctTAAACATCTTTGAAACGTAGTCTGTGCAAgattcattatatttttaacgaCAGCTACTAATTTGccttgttttatttatttacaggtTGATCAAGGAACCTTATTCGAACTGATTTTGGCAGCAAATTACTTGGACATCAAAGGACTTCTAGATGTAACGTGCAAGACTGTGGCAAACATGATAAAGGGAAAAACACCAGAAGAAATCCGTAAGACGTTCAATATAAAGAACGATTTTACAGCTTCAGAAGAGGAGCAGGTTCGCAAGGAGAATGAATGGTGCGAAGAGAAGTAGAAAGAATCCGAGGAGGGACGAAAGAAATGCTTTCTAAATCATCTGTAACTGTAGGTTTATCGCGTGTTAAATCTGAAGATGTCTTTCGCAAACTCAAATTTCAAGCTTGTCGCAACAGAAAAACTCACCCTCTGAAAAATTTAGCAATAATGGAATATTCCTGTTCCAGCCGAGTTTCTCCATTTGCGTACAATATCCCTAATTCGAAATTAGAAATACCAGCAACAATTGCTtggagaaataaatttttgcagctgatatgaatattttctaGGTATGCTGGCTACGTTAATAGAAAGATTTACATTCTGGATACAATTTCTTTCGGTCTGTTTTCACTCTCTAATGGAAAACATGATTTTTCGGTTTAACGATCCATACCACGAAAGTATTAATTTAACAATAGCACGATTAATTTCTGTGTATAATTAACCAAGTATAACTTCAGTCtatttaaatatcaatatctTCGAAATCTGTTATATCTGCATCTCATCTGTGAAGCTTTGATCTTCTTTCTTTAGTCCAATCTCTTGTGAATACGTGTATCGAatcatttgataaaatatgtGATTAACTATGTGACTGAACttcgaaataataataaattagcTATCTTTTTGTTCGGAATGTAAAATATCAGTTAAACGAATTCGGCAATGcagaattagtttttttttcctcattcaaATCTGCTGTACTTCATTCTTCTTAATTTAAttacttataaaatatatcaacCCTTAATGTAAACATTAGATCCTATAACAAGAAGAAAAGGGTAATATTAATATgcgtaaataataaaattcatttttcgtaaaacaaataattgaaaacttttttctcaaattcgggATCACTGATTAAGGTGATGATAGCTTGTTTCTGTTTCCCTCATGTTACGGATTTGAAGGAATGAACGTATGCGCGCaccattttctaaaaaaacaaacaagggTGGAAAGAACTAAAATTGAATTGTAGGAAATAAATGTCTGCTGTTATTTCCTTTTCGTACATCAGTAGCCCAGCCTAAAATAATAGAAATTGAATTATCCATACGAAAGGTAAGCATTAAATATTGATCTTAGATAATGCATTGATTGGGTGCCGTTCGTATTATGCGAATTACGAATGTATTTAAATTCAAGTAGAAATGAATGACGGTTGTAATCCTAACCTCAAATCAAAGTATCGTGAAAAAATACTTCCACAATTGTCAGTAATCAACCACTTGTTGATCTGGTGATTATATTCAATCAATTCAGTGAGTAGATGAAGTGattatgtaataattattctgataataattaattattccgaTAGTTACCTTCATTTCGAATTTCTCTTTTGCATGAACTCTGCGACAAGAGGAACCGAATTATTATAACTGCCGTATGAGCACGCAAATGACGGTGTCAGTATGTTGAACACCATCTGTGACTGGAGCTCGCCTGAAGACATAGCGATAGAGTATCATAACTCGGAGACAATTAAGAAGATCAGTTATTCCGAGCTTAGCGATGCAAAAGTAAAGATTGAAGCTGTGTTAGCAGGTGCTGTTAAAAACCATCAATTTGTGGGGATAAATTGTGACGTAAAAGCTCCAAGCATCCCTGCTCTGATCTTGGGGTAATTGTTACgacgaataaaaaaagtgGCATTCAGTGAGATGTCCTTTTGCAGTAAACATGATGAAATACCGATACTTCATAttgaataattctttttttttcagaatcctATCTCAAGGATCTGCATTTGTGAATTTGCCATCGACAGGTGTAAGAGAAATTTCCTCTAGGATTGGACTATCATTTGCATTTTCTCAATCAGTACTCTCTGGGGCAAATTCCCTATGCGAAGTCGACGTACACGGAGAAACGGTTAAATTACTAGAATTGGAAACTATCGATGGTACAAATAACATAGACAAGAATGAATTCGCGTTCGCTATAACGACATCAGGCTCAACAGGAATACCAAAAGTTGTGAAAGTTCCTCATGCTTCTATAGTGCCTAACATTTTAGAACTAAAGCAAATTCTCCGCTTATCAAAACATGACAAAATAGCACAATTAACGAAACTGACTTTTGATCCTAGTATAGTAGAGACGTTTTTGAGCTTGTCTAGCGGCAGTACGCTGTTCATGGTTTCAAAAGAAGTCATTACTAACccgtataaattattgaacttGATTTTTGAACATGAAGTTACATTCTTGCAAACCACACCATCACTGTGGCTGTACAGATGGAGTGAGCATCAATTAGGAAACACAATCTTTGGTAGGGAGAGCAAATTGAAAGTGTTACTTCTTGGCGGTGAACCTTTGCCTAAAATCGAAATGTTCAGAACTGTAAAACACCCAATTAATCAGACTAagatttacaatatttacggTATAACTGAAGTATCTTGTTGGGCAagtataaatgaaattaatataaatcACAATGAGGTTGAAACCTCACCTATGATCAATCAATATCTGGGGACACCATTTTCCGAGACCATTTTTCAAGTGAGAAGTGAGAAAGGCGATATCGTTTGTGACGGCGAAGGTGTCTTGTACATTGGTTCGTATATGCTGGTCTTCTAAATACTCGATTTCTCGGTCATAAGAAACACGCTTATTTTATCTCATACTTTAGGAAGTGATACCAGAGTCTGTGCGATTAACAACGAAGATTTGAAACACTTGGAAACACCGGTCTTTAGGAAAACTGGAGATTTAGTTGAAGTACgatttatacattatatcaAAAAGAAGTTTGGTACATATCACATGAATTATTTTCGAgagttttaaattttcaggTAAAGCGAAACAGGGAGTTTTTTTATAAAGGTAGATGCGACAGGACTGTTAAAAGGTTTGGTAATAGAGTAGATTTAACTGAGCTAGAACAAACGGtgtcaaaattgaattttgtgaaaaattgtctTGTATTGTGGGATGAGAAACAGCATGCGCTCTATCTGTGCATTTCTACCACGAGCCTAAGAGCAGCTGGTGGTAAATTTACCGACGAATTGAAAGTGCAAGAAGAACTTAATAATGAGCTTCGTAAACTACCGTCTTTTTACCAACCAAATagaataaaactttttaataCTTTTCCACTGActataaatggaaaaatctgCACCAAAAGTTTgatgaaaacttttgaaactacagagaAAGGTCGTGTCCAAAATAGCCAGAAAGCGAATGATTcaaaattagtaaaaaaaatattattgcaaCTCTGGAAAAACGATTTAAAGTCAACAATCGATTCTGGATTTTTGGACAGTGGTGGGAATTCTGTAAAAGCAATGCAGATCGCCAACGAACTTTCTGCAGCATCAAAGATAGAGTTCCCTGAATTAATTGgtttgttattaaaaaatgaaacgctGGCTAACTGCATGGATTACGTACTTCAAAAAATCCAATCTTCTGTGCAAATAACTAGTAATGTAGATAATATTGTCAGTTCAAGTTCCAGCTACACACAATTtgcaatgaataaaaaaagaaagtatgATGTTATACAGcccaaaaaatattcacatccTAACTTATGTTTGTGGCAAAAATGTAGAGGAAGAGTGACTGGAGAGAATGATGAAAACTATCTTCTCCCAAGCACAAATTTGAATCTGAATATTCGTTCACAATTAATCGTGGAATGTACACAAGACTTGAAGAAATGTGTTGACGCATCGCCGACTATATTCAAATACTCTAGGTACACCAGTCATTCGGTTTATAAACTGCAATATTTTGTGACATATGGCTAGTCAatggtaaaaataagaaatcaattttaaacaGATACAACATCTCAATTTCAGTGGTGAAATCTATACATCTGTAGGTTCCCATGCGGGTCTAATCCTGACTAAACAACTGAATAGTCACGATTCAATTACTTATGAAATAAATCTGCCAGATAGAATTGAAGCCTCAGTTCTTGTTCTGGATGAGTTTAAAGGAATTGTTGGTAAGTCGGTATCCATGGCTTCTTTCAAGTGTATGTTTTATACCATATAAGATGTGTTTATCCAATGTTAATTAAACTCAGGGTGTTACGATGGATACGTGTATTGCCTGAACTTGAAGAGTGGGCAAATAATTTGGAAATACAAAACTGGAGACACTGTCAAGTGCACCGCGGCAACAAGTAGTAATGGAAAAAGTGTTTTTGTAGGATCGTatgacaaatatttttacaatatctCTATAGAAGTAAGTATTATGATGAGCTAATCATAGTCCCATAAATACAAATAAACACGCACATCTCAAATATCACACTCTGCGTTTAGGATGGTCAAGAGATATGGAGATTTAAATGTAGCGAAGGTAGCATTTCAGCTACTCCTTGTACCTGTCTGAGGGCATGTTCAGTTCTGTTTGGAACTCTCGATGGGACTTGCATGTCGTTGAACCAGACTTCTGGAGAAATAATTTGGAAGTTCAAATTCAATGATCCAATATTTTCCGCCCCAGTAATGCTAGAAAATGAAGACATCGTGTTCTGTAGTGTTTCGGGAGAAATGAAGTGCTTTAATTCGGAAACTGGTCAGGAGGTGAGACACTAAGCGCAGCAATTTCagcatagaaaaaaataaacttttaatgcaaaa
This genomic stretch from Neodiprion pinetum isolate iyNeoPine1 chromosome 6, iyNeoPine1.2, whole genome shotgun sequence harbors:
- the SkpA gene encoding S-phase kinase-associated protein 1, producing the protein MPNIKLQSSDGEVFDVDVEIAKCSVTIKTMLEDLGMDEDEDEIVPLPNVNSAILRKVIQWATYHKDDPPPPEDDENKEKRTDDISSWDADFLKVDQGTLFELILAANYLDIKGLLDVTCKTVANMIKGKTPEEIRKTFNIKNDFTASEEEQVRKENEWCEEK
- the Aasdh gene encoding beta-alanine-activating enzyme encodes the protein MLNTICDWSSPEDIAIEYHNSETIKKISYSELSDAKVKIEAVLAGAVKNHQFVGINCDVKAPSIPALILGILSQGSAFVNLPSTGVREISSRIGLSFAFSQSVLSGANSLCEVDVHGETVKLLELETIDGTNNIDKNEFAFAITTSGSTGIPKVVKVPHASIVPNILELKQILRLSKHDKIAQLTKLTFDPSIVETFLSLSSGSTLFMVSKEVITNPYKLLNLIFEHEVTFLQTTPSLWLYRWSEHQLGNTIFGRESKLKVLLLGGEPLPKIEMFRTVKHPINQTKIYNIYGITEVSCWASINEININHNEVETSPMINQYLGTPFSETIFQVRSEKGDIVCDGEGVLYIGSDTRVCAINNEDLKHLETPVFRKTGDLVEVKRNREFFYKGRCDRTVKRFGNRVDLTELEQTVSKLNFVKNCLVLWDEKQHALYLCISTTSLRAAGGKFTDELKVQEELNNELRKLPSFYQPNRIKLFNTFPLTINGKICTKSLMKTFETTEKGRVQNSQKANDSKLVKKILLQLWKNDLKSTIDSGFLDSGGNSVKAMQIANELSAASKIEFPELIGLLLKNETLANCMDYVLQKIQSSVQITSNVDNIVSSSSSYTQFAMNKKRKYDVIQPKKYSHPNLCLWQKCRGRVTGENDENYLLPSTNLNLNIRSQLIVECTQDLKKCVDASPTIFKYSSGEIYTSVGSHAGLILTKQLNSHDSITYEINLPDRIEASVLVLDEFKGIVGCYDGYVYCLNLKSGQIIWKYKTGDTVKCTAATSSNGKSVFVGSYDKYFYNISIEDGQEIWRFKCSEGSISATPCTCLRACSVLFGTLDGTCMSLNQTSGEIIWKFKFNDPIFSAPVMLENEDIVFCSVSGEMKCFNSETGQEKWNYKIDGNVFSHLVMRKNCFMNTEELIIGSNNKSVYCLSIQTLSSTPVLKYSVTFECPIFATPYCERDVLIVADTGGVLSFINAFNGQVVTSLKLGGNIFSSPVINGEFLVVGCRDNNMYVVRIVG